Proteins encoded by one window of Dryocola sp. LX212:
- a CDS encoding amidase: MKAMRLKPVADCRDDIARRLDAVETNGPLNAILGLNPDAVAQAERCYRAAQRGTSFGPLHGLPIITKDNIASAGMPVTLGCRGLASLHATADSLAVRRLREAGAIILARANMSEFAFDVRSRSSLGGDVRNPLATGVTAGGSSGGSAAAVAAGMADGALGTDTGGSIRIPASYTGLVGLRPAHRREMLEGVAPLSLSKDTVGPMVHTVRDAALLHAIIHGIKPAPLPERPLSGIRLGVVSALEGNDKVQRQVWHAALETLRRAGATIILITLPELDAVRQATCLSVYEFRLAFDAWSKGHANAPAGLAAIFDSGQFLPEFSPFISLLLEAKTLKNPEWLAGRRFQRRLRQSLAEVLAVNNLQGLLYPTVSQLPVSLDKMPPGCAPELAAISGLPAVTFPCGISSRGLPVGMEILSGKRDESLLLSVALACETALHTGG, from the coding sequence ATGAAAGCCATGCGCCTGAAGCCGGTCGCCGACTGCCGCGACGATATCGCCCGCCGCTTAGATGCCGTCGAAACAAACGGTCCGCTTAATGCCATTCTCGGGCTTAACCCGGATGCTGTAGCCCAGGCGGAACGCTGCTACCGGGCAGCACAGCGCGGCACCTCTTTCGGCCCGCTGCACGGCCTCCCCATCATCACCAAAGATAATATTGCCAGCGCCGGAATGCCCGTTACGCTCGGCTGCCGGGGGTTGGCCTCTCTACATGCCACAGCTGATTCACTGGCCGTGCGGCGATTGCGCGAGGCCGGAGCGATAATTCTGGCCCGCGCCAACATGTCAGAATTTGCCTTCGATGTTCGCTCGCGCAGCTCGCTGGGCGGCGATGTCCGTAACCCTTTAGCCACGGGCGTCACGGCAGGCGGGTCGAGCGGCGGAAGCGCTGCTGCGGTTGCTGCCGGGATGGCTGACGGCGCGCTGGGAACGGATACCGGCGGATCTATCCGCATTCCGGCAAGCTATACCGGGCTGGTTGGCCTAAGGCCCGCGCACCGGCGTGAAATGCTTGAGGGCGTGGCACCGCTTTCTTTAAGCAAGGACACGGTAGGGCCGATGGTGCATACCGTGCGGGACGCCGCGCTGCTGCATGCGATTATCCACGGTATTAAACCAGCGCCCCTGCCGGAAAGGCCGCTGTCCGGCATACGCCTTGGCGTGGTTTCAGCACTGGAAGGGAACGACAAGGTACAGAGGCAGGTTTGGCATGCGGCGCTGGAAACATTGCGGCGGGCCGGGGCGACAATCATCCTTATTACTCTGCCTGAACTGGATGCCGTGCGGCAGGCAACCTGCCTCAGCGTCTACGAGTTTCGGCTTGCCTTTGATGCCTGGTCAAAAGGACACGCTAACGCTCCGGCAGGTCTGGCGGCTATTTTCGATTCAGGGCAGTTTCTGCCCGAATTTTCCCCGTTTATCTCCCTGCTGCTGGAAGCGAAAACCCTGAAAAACCCGGAATGGCTGGCGGGACGCAGATTCCAGCGTCGTTTGCGGCAGAGCCTTGCTGAAGTGCTGGCGGTAAACAATCTGCAGGGTTTGCTCTATCCAACCGTCAGCCAGCTCCCGGTAAGCCTTGATAAGATGCCGCCGGGCTGCGCGCCAGAGCTAGCCGCTATCAGCGGGCTGCCAGCGGTGACGTTTCCCTGCGGCATAAGCAGCAGAGGGCTGCCGGTGGGGATGGAGATTTTGTCCGGGAAGAGGGATGAGAGTTTGCTGCTGAGCGTGGCGCTGGCGTGTGAAACGGCATTACATACCGGCGGATGA
- the potB gene encoding spermidine/putrescine ABC transporter permease PotB — protein sequence MKRSRKFQNGVILTVVGWLVLFVFLPNLMIIGTSFLTRDDANFVSMVFTLDNYARLADPLYAEVLLHSLNMALIATFACLALGYPFAWFLARLPQRVRPLLLFLLIVPFWTNSLIRIYGLKIFLSTKGYLNAVLLWLGVIDTPIRIMYTESAVILGLVYILLPFMVMPLYSSIEKLDKPLLEAARDLGASKLQTFLRIIIPLTMPGIIAGCLLVMLPAMGLFYVSDLMGGAKNLLIGNVIKSQFLNIRDWPFGAATSITLTLVMGLMLLIYWRASRLLNKKVELE from the coding sequence ATGAAACGCTCGCGTAAGTTCCAGAATGGGGTGATCCTCACCGTCGTCGGCTGGCTGGTGCTGTTCGTCTTCCTGCCCAACCTGATGATTATCGGCACCAGCTTCCTGACCCGTGACGACGCGAATTTTGTCAGCATGGTGTTCACGCTGGACAACTACGCCCGCCTTGCGGATCCGCTGTATGCGGAGGTGCTGCTGCACTCGCTGAACATGGCGCTGATAGCCACCTTCGCCTGCCTGGCGCTGGGCTATCCGTTTGCGTGGTTCCTGGCCCGCCTGCCGCAGCGCGTGCGCCCGCTGCTGCTGTTTCTGCTGATTGTGCCGTTCTGGACCAATTCGCTGATCCGCATCTACGGGCTGAAGATTTTCCTCAGCACCAAAGGCTATCTTAACGCCGTGCTGCTGTGGCTGGGGGTTATCGACACGCCAATCCGCATCATGTACACCGAAAGCGCGGTGATCCTGGGACTGGTCTATATCCTGCTGCCGTTTATGGTGATGCCGCTCTACTCCAGCATCGAGAAGCTGGACAAGCCGCTGCTTGAAGCCGCGCGTGACCTGGGCGCCAGCAAGCTGCAAACTTTCCTGCGCATTATCATTCCGCTGACCATGCCGGGGATTATCGCCGGGTGCCTGCTGGTGATGCTGCCCGCGATGGGGCTGTTCTACGTTTCGGACCTGATGGGCGGCGCGAAGAACCTGCTTATCGGCAACGTGATCAAGAGCCAGTTCCTGAACATCCGCGACTGGCCGTTCGGCGCGGCCACCAGCATTACGCTGACGCTGGTGATGGGGCTAATGCTGCTGATTTACTGGCGCGCCTCGCGCCTGCTAAACAAGAAGGTGGAGCTGGAATGA
- the nagK gene encoding N-acetylglucosamine kinase, whose translation MYYGFDIGGTKMALGVYDAERRLQWETRVPTPHDSYENFLAAIVSLVKEADSRFGIKGSVGMGIPGMPVTDDGTLYAANVPAANGKPLKADLTRLLERDVRLDNDANCFALSEAWDDDFRDYPVVMGLILGTGVGGGIIVNGKSITGRNYITGEFGHTRLPVDALNVVGRDFPLTRCGCGQNGCIENYLSGRGFAWLYQHFYSEALESKEIVARFYAGDEKAVAHVDRFLELLAVCLGSLLTAIDAHLVVVGGGLSNLQEIYKQLPGRLPKYLLPVAKVPRIEPARHGDAGGMRGAAFLHLTE comes from the coding sequence ATGTATTACGGATTTGACATTGGCGGCACTAAAATGGCTCTTGGGGTGTATGACGCGGAGCGTCGCCTGCAGTGGGAAACTCGGGTTCCCACCCCGCACGACAGTTATGAGAATTTCTTAGCGGCTATCGTCTCCCTCGTAAAGGAGGCCGATAGCCGTTTTGGCATCAAGGGGTCGGTGGGGATGGGTATTCCGGGCATGCCGGTCACCGACGACGGCACGCTGTACGCCGCCAACGTTCCCGCCGCCAACGGCAAACCGCTGAAAGCCGATCTCACCAGGCTGCTTGAGCGTGATGTCCGCCTGGATAACGACGCGAACTGTTTCGCGCTGTCCGAAGCCTGGGACGACGACTTCCGCGACTATCCGGTGGTGATGGGCCTGATCCTCGGCACCGGCGTCGGCGGCGGTATTATCGTCAACGGCAAATCCATCACCGGGCGCAACTACATCACCGGCGAATTCGGCCATACCCGCCTGCCCGTAGACGCGCTGAACGTTGTCGGTCGCGATTTCCCCCTCACGCGCTGCGGCTGCGGCCAAAACGGCTGTATCGAAAACTATCTTTCCGGGCGAGGATTTGCGTGGCTCTACCAGCACTTCTACTCTGAAGCGCTGGAGTCAAAAGAGATTGTGGCCCGTTTCTATGCGGGTGACGAAAAGGCGGTGGCCCACGTTGACCGCTTCCTGGAGCTGCTGGCGGTTTGCCTGGGTAGCCTGCTGACCGCCATCGATGCGCATCTGGTGGTGGTGGGCGGCGGCCTGTCAAACTTGCAGGAAATTTATAAGCAGCTGCCGGGACGTTTGCCAAAATACTTATTGCCGGTTGCTAAAGTGCCGCGCATCGAACCCGCACGTCATGGCGATGCCGGTGGCATGCGTGGCGCGGCCTTCCTCCACCTTACGGAGTAA
- the potA gene encoding spermidine/putrescine ABC transporter ATP-binding protein PotA gives MGQRKKLNKQQCSLSPLVELAGVGKSFDGKSVISDFSLTINNGEFLTLLGPSGCGKTTVLRLIAGLENVDTGTISLESQDITQVPAEHRHVNTVFQSYALFPHMTVYENVAFGLKMQKTPAAEIQPRVLEALKMVQLDAFAQRKPHQLSGGQQQRVAIARAVVNKPRLLLLDESLSALDYKLRKQMQNELKALQRKLGITFVFVTHDQEEALTMSDRIVVMRDGRIVQDGTPREIYEEPKNLFVASFIGEINIFTATVIERIDEQRVRASVEGRECNIFATLPVTPRQILNVLLRPEDLRVEEINDASEVDGLIGYVRERNYKGMTLESSVELENGKMVMVSEFFNEDDPDFDHSLDQKMAVTWVESWEVVLADETLA, from the coding sequence ATGGGACAGCGTAAAAAATTGAATAAACAGCAATGTTCGCTCTCTCCGCTGGTTGAACTGGCGGGAGTTGGTAAGAGCTTTGATGGTAAATCCGTAATTTCTGATTTCTCTCTCACCATCAATAATGGTGAATTCCTGACGCTGCTTGGCCCTTCCGGCTGCGGCAAAACCACCGTATTACGTCTGATAGCCGGGCTGGAAAATGTGGATACCGGCACGATTTCCCTTGAGTCGCAGGACATTACCCAGGTCCCCGCCGAGCACCGCCACGTCAATACCGTCTTCCAGAGCTACGCCCTGTTTCCGCATATGACCGTGTACGAGAACGTCGCCTTCGGTCTGAAAATGCAGAAAACGCCCGCGGCTGAAATCCAGCCCCGCGTGCTTGAGGCCCTGAAAATGGTGCAGCTGGATGCGTTCGCACAACGTAAGCCACACCAGCTCTCCGGTGGCCAGCAGCAGCGCGTTGCCATCGCCCGCGCCGTGGTCAATAAGCCCCGCCTGCTGCTGCTTGATGAATCTCTTTCCGCGCTCGATTACAAACTCCGTAAGCAGATGCAGAACGAGCTGAAAGCCCTGCAGCGCAAGCTCGGTATCACCTTTGTATTCGTTACCCACGATCAGGAAGAGGCGCTGACCATGTCAGACCGCATCGTGGTGATGCGCGACGGGCGAATCGTGCAGGACGGCACGCCGCGGGAAATCTACGAAGAGCCTAAAAACCTGTTTGTGGCGAGCTTCATCGGCGAGATCAATATTTTCACCGCCACCGTCATCGAACGCATTGACGAGCAGCGGGTGCGCGCAAGCGTAGAGGGCCGCGAGTGTAATATCTTCGCTACCCTGCCGGTTACGCCGAGGCAGATACTGAACGTACTGCTGCGCCCGGAGGATCTACGCGTTGAGGAGATCAACGACGCCTCCGAGGTCGACGGCCTGATTGGCTACGTGCGCGAGCGCAACTATAAAGGGATGACGCTGGAGTCCAGCGTTGAGCTGGAAAATGGCAAGATGGTCATGGTGAGCGAGTTCTTTAACGAAGACGATCCGGACTTCGATCACTCGCTGGACCAGAAGATGGCCGTGACCTGGGTTGAAAGCTGGGAGGTTGTGCTGGCAGATGAAACGCTCGCGTAA
- the cobB gene encoding Sir2 family NAD+-dependent deacetylase, giving the protein MFSRRQHRLSRFRKTKRLLRQRLRQRAFFRDTPGPEAMDKPRVVVLTGAGISAESGIRTFRATDGLWEEHRVEDVATPEGFARDPELVQAFYNARRRQLQQAEIQPNAAHLALAKLEEELGDHFLLVTQNIDNLHERAGNKNVIHMHGELLKVRCSQSGQILEWKGDVTNEDRCHCCQLSAALRPHVVWFGEMPLGMDEIYQALATADYFIAIGTSGHVYPAAGFVHEARLQGAHTVELNLEPSQVGSEFEEKHYGLASEVVPEYVDRLLKGL; this is encoded by the coding sequence ATGTTTTCGCGTCGTCAGCATCGGCTGAGCCGGTTTCGCAAAACCAAACGCCTGCTGCGCCAGCGTTTGCGCCAGCGCGCCTTTTTCAGAGACACACCAGGACCGGAAGCGATGGATAAACCCAGAGTAGTGGTACTGACCGGGGCGGGGATCTCCGCCGAATCCGGCATTCGCACCTTTCGTGCTACGGACGGGCTGTGGGAAGAGCACCGCGTGGAGGACGTTGCCACGCCGGAAGGCTTTGCCCGCGACCCTGAGCTGGTGCAGGCATTTTATAACGCCCGCCGCCGGCAGCTCCAGCAGGCTGAGATCCAGCCCAACGCCGCGCATCTGGCGCTGGCGAAGCTCGAAGAAGAGCTGGGCGACCACTTCCTGCTGGTGACGCAGAATATCGACAACCTGCACGAGCGCGCCGGAAACAAAAACGTCATTCACATGCATGGCGAACTGCTCAAGGTGCGCTGCTCCCAGAGCGGGCAGATCCTCGAGTGGAAGGGCGACGTCACGAACGAAGATCGCTGCCATTGCTGCCAGCTCTCCGCCGCGCTGCGTCCGCACGTAGTGTGGTTCGGCGAGATGCCGCTGGGCATGGATGAGATTTACCAGGCGCTGGCGACGGCGGACTACTTCATCGCCATCGGCACCTCCGGCCACGTATACCCGGCAGCGGGCTTCGTGCATGAAGCACGTTTGCAGGGGGCGCACACCGTCGAGCTGAACCTGGAGCCAAGCCAGGTCGGCAGCGAATTCGAAGAGAAGCACTACGGGCTGGCGAGCGAAGTGGTGCCTGAATATGTCGACAGGTTGCTGAAAGGGCTTTAA
- the potD gene encoding spermidine/putrescine ABC transporter substrate-binding protein PotD → MKKWSRHLLAAGALALGVSAAHADDSKTLYFYNWTEYVPPGLLEQFTKETGIKVIYSTYESNETMYAKLKTYKDGAYDLVVPSTYFVAKMRKEGMIQKIDKSKLSNFKNLDPEMLNKPFDPNNDYSIPYIWGATAIGVNSEEIDPKTVTSWADLWKPEYKQSLLLTDDAREVFQIALRKLGYSGNTTDPKEIEAAYHELQKLMPNVAAFNSDNPANPYMEGEVNLGMVWNGSAYVARQAGTPLEIVWPKEGGIFWMDNLSIPANAKNVDGALKLINFLLRPDVAKQVAETIGYPTPNLAARKLLPKEVSGDKTLYPDEAVLKNGEWQNDVGDASTIYESYFQKLKAGR, encoded by the coding sequence ATGAAAAAATGGTCACGCCACCTGCTGGCTGCGGGTGCTCTGGCGCTGGGCGTCAGCGCCGCCCATGCCGACGACAGCAAGACGCTCTACTTCTATAACTGGACGGAGTACGTGCCGCCGGGCCTGCTGGAGCAGTTCACCAAAGAGACGGGCATTAAGGTTATCTATTCGACCTACGAGTCGAATGAAACCATGTACGCCAAGCTCAAGACCTATAAGGACGGCGCGTACGATTTAGTCGTCCCCTCCACCTACTTTGTGGCGAAAATGCGCAAAGAGGGCATGATCCAGAAGATCGACAAGAGCAAGCTGAGCAACTTCAAAAACCTTGACCCGGAGATGCTCAACAAGCCGTTCGATCCGAACAACGACTACTCGATTCCCTACATCTGGGGCGCGACCGCCATCGGCGTGAACAGCGAAGAGATCGACCCGAAAACCGTGACCAGCTGGGCGGACCTGTGGAAGCCCGAGTATAAGCAAAGCCTGCTGCTGACCGATGACGCCCGTGAGGTCTTCCAGATTGCGCTGCGCAAGCTGGGCTATTCCGGCAACACCACCGACCCGAAAGAGATTGAGGCGGCGTATCACGAGCTGCAGAAGCTGATGCCAAACGTGGCGGCGTTCAACTCCGATAATCCGGCGAACCCGTACATGGAAGGCGAAGTGAATCTGGGCATGGTGTGGAACGGTTCGGCTTATGTGGCCCGCCAGGCAGGCACCCCGCTGGAAATCGTCTGGCCGAAAGAAGGCGGCATTTTCTGGATGGATAACCTGTCGATTCCGGCGAACGCTAAGAACGTCGACGGCGCGCTGAAGCTGATTAACTTCCTGCTGCGCCCGGACGTGGCGAAACAGGTCGCGGAAACCATCGGCTACCCGACGCCAAACCTGGCTGCCCGCAAATTGTTGCCGAAAGAAGTCTCCGGTGACAAGACGCTCTACCCGGACGAAGCGGTGCTGAAGAACGGCGAATGGCAGAACGACGTGGGCGATGCCAGCACGATCTACGAATCTTATTTCCAGAAGTTGAAGGCGGGTCGATAA
- the potC gene encoding spermidine/putrescine ABC transporter permease PotC, with translation MIGRLLRGGFMSAIYAYLYIPIIILIVNSFNSSRFGINWQGFTTKWYSLLMNNDSLLQAAQHSLTMAVFSATAATLIGTLTAVALFRYRFRGKPFVSGMLFVVMMSPDIVMAISLLVLFMLLGVQLGFWSLLFSHITFCLPFVVVTVYSRLKGFDVRMLEAARDLGAGEITILRKIIMPLAMPAVAAGWLLSFTLSMDDVVVSSFVTGPGYEILPLKIYSMVKVGVSPEVNALATILLVLSLGLVIASQLILRDKTKTQGSFK, from the coding sequence ATGATCGGTCGCCTGTTACGCGGCGGCTTTATGTCCGCCATCTATGCCTATCTCTATATCCCGATCATCATTCTGATCGTCAATTCGTTTAACAGTTCGCGCTTCGGCATTAACTGGCAGGGTTTTACCACCAAGTGGTACAGCCTGCTGATGAATAACGACAGCCTGCTGCAGGCGGCGCAGCACTCGCTGACCATGGCGGTGTTTTCCGCCACCGCCGCCACGCTTATCGGCACGCTGACGGCGGTCGCCCTGTTCCGCTATCGCTTTCGCGGCAAGCCTTTCGTCAGCGGCATGTTATTCGTGGTGATGATGTCCCCTGACATCGTGATGGCCATCTCGCTGCTGGTGCTGTTTATGCTGCTGGGCGTGCAGCTCGGCTTCTGGTCGCTGCTGTTCTCACACATCACCTTCTGCCTGCCGTTTGTGGTGGTCACCGTCTATTCCCGCCTCAAGGGGTTCGACGTGCGCATGCTGGAGGCGGCCAGGGATCTGGGCGCGGGTGAAATTACTATTCTGCGCAAAATCATTATGCCGCTGGCGATGCCCGCCGTGGCTGCGGGCTGGCTGCTGAGCTTTACCCTGTCGATGGACGACGTGGTCGTCTCTTCGTTCGTGACCGGGCCGGGCTATGAAATTTTGCCGCTGAAAATCTATTCGATGGTTAAGGTTGGCGTCTCGCCCGAGGTGAACGCGCTGGCCACCATTTTATTAGTACTGTCGCTGGGCCTGGTCATCGCCTCCCAGCTTATCCTTCGTGATAAAACCAAAACTCAGGGGTCGTTTAAATGA